Proteins from one Syntrophus gentianae genomic window:
- a CDS encoding glycerate kinase type-2 family protein, which yields MMNDRQTALEIYSDALKAVLPETLIRETLKLEENDLIVGDQRYPLARGGGLFVFGSGKASVGSAKAVTELLGDRIAGGLVVSNVEAELDRIRVVVGAHPVPDARSVIAADMLMQGLAGLSEDDFFIYLLSGGSSALIEKPIPPLSLQDLQDMSQLLLRAGAPIAGMNVVRKHLSLLKGGRLGRRTKARGVVLVISDVIGDDLETIGSAPLYRDRSSYADVCDILSRYNLWEKIPAAVRTLVERGRAGEGEDTPKEANPRINHLLIGTNRKTLKKAKEQAESLGMKAYILTSRLEGEARAVAKSLIAIGREILKERKPSEPPVCLLFGGETTVTVRGSGEGGRNQELCLAALQEIGSRDGLLLLSAGTDGIDGNTEAAGALADAAGWKRAQEMGLSIDDYLERNDSSRFFEQTGGLIRTGPTGTNVMDIVILLVGRKGF from the coding sequence ATGATGAACGATCGACAAACAGCCCTTGAGATCTATTCCGATGCGTTGAAGGCGGTGCTTCCGGAGACGCTGATCCGGGAAACCCTGAAGCTGGAGGAAAATGATCTCATAGTCGGGGATCAACGGTACCCTCTTGCCAGGGGGGGGGGGCTATTCGTCTTTGGCAGTGGCAAGGCGTCCGTGGGTTCGGCAAAGGCGGTGACGGAGCTTTTGGGAGACCGTATCGCTGGCGGGCTGGTGGTATCCAACGTTGAAGCCGAACTGGACCGGATTCGCGTGGTTGTCGGCGCTCATCCCGTTCCCGATGCCCGAAGTGTTATTGCCGCGGACATGTTGATGCAGGGTCTTGCGGGACTGTCGGAAGACGATTTCTTTATCTACCTTCTGTCTGGCGGGAGTTCCGCCCTGATCGAAAAGCCGATCCCTCCGCTCAGCCTTCAAGATCTTCAGGACATGTCGCAGCTCCTCCTTCGGGCGGGAGCGCCGATCGCCGGGATGAATGTGGTGAGAAAGCATCTCTCCCTCCTCAAGGGCGGCCGGCTGGGGAGAAGGACGAAGGCGCGAGGCGTCGTTCTGGTCATCTCCGACGTCATCGGCGACGATCTGGAGACCATCGGTTCCGCCCCGCTTTATCGGGACCGGTCAAGTTATGCGGACGTCTGTGATATCCTGTCCCGGTACAACCTGTGGGAAAAGATTCCTGCAGCCGTTCGAACCCTGGTGGAAAGAGGGCGCGCCGGGGAAGGTGAAGACACCCCGAAGGAAGCCAATCCCCGCATCAATCATCTTTTGATCGGCACGAATCGAAAAACCCTGAAAAAAGCAAAGGAGCAAGCGGAATCCCTGGGAATGAAAGCCTATATTCTGACATCCCGCCTGGAGGGAGAAGCGCGCGCCGTTGCGAAGTCCCTCATCGCCATCGGCCGGGAAATCCTGAAGGAAAGAAAACCTTCGGAGCCCCCGGTCTGTCTGCTTTTCGGCGGAGAGACGACCGTGACCGTCCGGGGAAGCGGGGAGGGTGGACGGAATCAGGAACTCTGCCTCGCGGCTTTGCAGGAAATCGGAAGCCGCGACGGACTGCTTCTGCTGAGCGCCGGGACGGACGGGATCGACGGCAATACGGAGGCCGCCGGGGCTCTGGCCGATGCCGCCGGTTGGAAGCGCGCTCAGGAAATGGGTTTATCCATCGATGACTACCTGGAGCGGAATGACTCTTCCCGATTTTTCGAGCAGACCGGGGGACTGATCCGCACCGGTCCGACAGGAACTAATGTCATGGATATCGTCATCCTGCTGGTTGGAAGAAAGGGATTTTGA
- a CDS encoding KilA-N domain-containing protein, whose amino-acid sequence MGKSSKTTIEVQGTAITVLSQKEKYFICLTDIARVKNSDRSDDLVRNWIRNRNTVEFLSIWEKLNNPDFNSVEFDGIKMLAGLNSPQSDRLKRLNEIAIRQMQILTATPALKQIKE is encoded by the coding sequence ATGGGCAAGAGCAGCAAAACCACCATTGAAGTACAGGGTACCGCTATCACGGTGCTGTCCCAGAAAGAAAAGTATTTCATTTGCCTCACGGACATAGCACGTGTCAAGAACTCCGACCGCTCCGACGACCTTGTGCGCAACTGGATCAGAAACCGTAACACAGTTGAATTTCTAAGCATTTGGGAGAAGCTAAACAATCCTGATTTTAATTCCGTCGAATTCGACGGAATTAAAATGCTGGCTGGGCTGAACAGCCCGCAAAGCGACCGCCTCAAACGCCTCAATGAAATCGCCATTCGTCAGATGCAGATACTCACCGCAACGCCCGCGCTGAAACAAATCAAGGAATAA
- a CDS encoding chemotaxis protein CheW, with protein MALDKNMRIILAEDGGTMRKMEVRILNQIGFENIAACQDGVEAMRELESAGEASLVISDWNMPNKNGMELLQEMRADQRFASIPFIMATGQGDKQYVAQAMEAGANGVVAKPFSPDELKSLIEQIFGVAQEKSVPPVPAGLETDTQGKPILKVAHIQITDHLALGVMKSLIHTHQAESRTFTLETVCMPNWNRVQSALETGEVNAAFILAPIAMDLFNYGTPIRLVLFAHRNGSIMVRSKTGQYGKIQQQFFKHRTFYIPHKMSIHHMLAHKYFSEMGLKPGMAGGGAVNLLLDVVAPVNMPEFLADNPSSCGFMVAEPIGSRAIASGIAERQFLSGEMWANHPCCVVVFRQEFLDQHPEAVHEFTRILVQAGQFIHQEPEKASEIAVSFLDPEGKLGLKAPLIRQVLSEPMGIKTDDLYPSIEDLDIIQRYMNENMNIGSLIDLNSFVDLRFAQAACPDRIRDAAAQLDSSETATGTVSEGRKEREDSRTELKIKSLNTSSAREGKYLVFQLADERYGVSVMDVREIIQMRRITFVPNMPGFYKGTINLRGKVIPVTDLRLTLGMAPIDYDDRTCIIILEMAGATGSTLVGVTMDAAVEVLDIQEDKIQDTPYFGERVNTSFITGLARTNNKTTTLLDIDKLYGADSVIFNAPAANAQALC; from the coding sequence ATGGCATTAGACAAAAACATGAGGATTATCCTGGCTGAAGACGGCGGCACCATGCGGAAAATGGAAGTCCGGATACTGAATCAGATCGGTTTTGAAAATATCGCGGCCTGCCAGGATGGCGTCGAAGCCATGCGGGAACTCGAATCGGCCGGAGAAGCCAGTCTGGTCATCTCTGACTGGAACATGCCGAACAAAAACGGCATGGAACTTCTGCAGGAGATGCGCGCCGATCAACGCTTTGCCTCTATTCCCTTCATCATGGCGACTGGTCAGGGCGACAAGCAGTATGTGGCCCAGGCCATGGAAGCCGGGGCCAATGGCGTTGTCGCCAAACCGTTTTCACCCGATGAGTTGAAAAGTCTTATTGAGCAGATTTTTGGTGTTGCTCAGGAAAAATCCGTCCCCCCTGTGCCGGCGGGCCTGGAAACGGATACCCAGGGAAAGCCGATCCTCAAGGTGGCGCACATCCAGATCACGGACCACCTGGCGCTGGGCGTCATGAAATCGTTGATCCATACGCATCAGGCAGAATCCCGCACCTTTACTCTGGAAACGGTCTGTATGCCGAACTGGAACCGCGTCCAATCTGCGCTGGAGACCGGAGAGGTCAACGCCGCCTTTATTCTGGCCCCCATTGCCATGGACCTCTTCAATTACGGAACGCCGATCCGTCTCGTCCTGTTTGCCCACCGCAACGGCAGCATCATGGTCCGCAGCAAGACAGGCCAGTATGGAAAAATCCAGCAACAGTTTTTCAAACACCGGACCTTCTACATCCCTCACAAGATGTCCATTCATCACATGCTGGCCCATAAATATTTCTCGGAGATGGGCCTGAAGCCGGGAATGGCCGGAGGCGGCGCCGTCAATCTTCTCCTCGACGTCGTGGCGCCGGTCAATATGCCGGAATTTCTGGCGGATAACCCCAGTTCCTGCGGATTCATGGTTGCCGAACCCATCGGCTCACGTGCGATCGCCTCGGGGATTGCCGAACGCCAGTTCCTTTCCGGGGAGATGTGGGCCAATCATCCCTGCTGCGTCGTCGTGTTTCGTCAGGAATTCCTTGACCAGCATCCGGAAGCGGTCCATGAGTTCACCCGGATTCTCGTCCAGGCAGGTCAGTTTATTCATCAGGAACCGGAAAAGGCATCAGAAATCGCCGTCTCCTTCCTCGATCCCGAAGGGAAACTGGGGTTGAAGGCCCCCTTGATCCGTCAGGTCCTTTCCGAACCGATGGGCATTAAAACGGATGACCTGTATCCATCCATTGAAGATCTCGATATTATTCAACGCTATATGAATGAGAACATGAATATCGGATCGCTGATCGACTTGAACTCCTTTGTGGATTTAAGATTCGCTCAAGCAGCCTGTCCGGATAGAATTCGGGACGCTGCAGCGCAGCTCGACTCATCCGAAACCGCTACGGGAACCGTATCCGAAGGAAGGAAGGAACGGGAGGACTCCAGAACGGAGCTCAAGATCAAATCCCTCAATACCTCATCAGCCCGGGAGGGCAAATACCTGGTCTTTCAACTGGCGGATGAACGGTACGGCGTTTCCGTGATGGACGTCAGAGAGATCATTCAGATGCGGAGAATTACCTTCGTCCCCAATATGCCGGGTTTTTACAAAGGAACCATCAATCTGCGCGGAAAGGTCATTCCCGTCACGGATCTGCGTCTGACTCTGGGAATGGCTCCCATCGATTACGATGACCGTACCTGCATCATCATTCTTGAAATGGCCGGCGCCACGGGTTCGACCCTGGTAGGGGTCACCATGGATGCCGCCGTGGAAGTGCTGGACATTCAGGAGGATAAAATTCAGGACACGCCTTATTTCGGAGAACGGGTCAACACCAGTTTTATCACCGGTCTGGCCAGGACCAACAACAAGACCACGACCCTGCTGGATATTGACAAGCTCTACGGCGCCGACAGCGTAATATTTAATGCTCCGGCCGCCAACGCTCAGGCCCTTTGTTGA
- a CDS encoding cation:proton antiporter domain-containing protein, which yields MGIAADIIIIVLASLLGGLVAKLCRQPLILGYILAGVFIGPHTGGITVSNVQDIEKLAEIGVALLLFALGLEFSLQELKPVRRIALLGTPLQILLTAGFGFAIGSWQGWDWETSLWFGALISLSSTMVILKTLMSQGWMGTLSSRVMIGMLIVQDLAVVPMMIILPQLSHPETGLPLLVLSLLKAAVFLLLMIFLGTQLIPRLLRRIAGWNSRELFLLSTIALGLGIGYGTYLFGLSFAFGAFVAGMVLSESDYGHQALSEIIPLRDVFSLLFFASVGMLLDPAFLWSHLKILLILTALVILGKGLIFAGLSRLFAYRNVVPLAVGLGLFQVGEFSFVLAQVGLKTNSISADLYSLVLTLTVATMFLTPFLSNLTSPIYSFFRARSKQEPLQTINLPDSGLSNHVVIAGGGQVGLNIARILHRFGVDFVVIEIDFHRFEQLKALSFPAIFGDAGQPVVLEAPQIRQAKLLLITIPSAIVSQTIAAHAHALHPELKIFARAISIEHMKDLHSRGVYEVVQPEFEASLEFARQALLHFRIAPDKVLSFLDAIRYELYAPLYDTHDSYRTLSQLQSASRLLELNWIELPGKSLPVGRTIRELQIRSLTGVSVVAVIRGKTLHPNPAPDFSFQDLDLVGILGDADQMQSFADWLKGNPTGANTGPAPDSP from the coding sequence ATGGGAATCGCAGCAGACATCATCATTATCGTTCTCGCCTCTTTGCTCGGCGGTCTGGTGGCGAAACTCTGCCGGCAGCCGCTGATCCTGGGCTACATCCTGGCCGGTGTCTTCATCGGACCACATACCGGCGGTATTACGGTATCCAACGTCCAGGACATCGAAAAACTGGCCGAGATCGGCGTGGCCCTGCTGCTCTTTGCCCTGGGGCTGGAATTCTCCCTTCAGGAGCTGAAACCCGTCCGGAGAATCGCCCTTCTGGGAACTCCCCTTCAGATTCTTTTAACGGCAGGCTTCGGCTTCGCCATCGGCTCCTGGCAGGGATGGGACTGGGAAACCTCCCTCTGGTTCGGGGCCCTGATTTCCCTTTCGAGCACGATGGTGATCCTGAAGACCCTCATGAGTCAGGGCTGGATGGGAACGCTTTCCAGCCGGGTCATGATCGGGATGCTCATCGTTCAGGATCTGGCCGTCGTTCCGATGATGATTATCCTGCCCCAACTGAGTCATCCGGAAACCGGGTTGCCCCTCCTGGTCCTGTCCCTCCTGAAGGCGGCTGTTTTTCTCCTGCTGATGATCTTTCTGGGCACACAGCTCATTCCCCGGCTTCTGCGGCGAATTGCCGGATGGAACTCCCGGGAACTGTTCCTTCTCTCCACGATCGCCCTTGGCCTGGGCATCGGCTATGGGACCTACCTCTTCGGTCTCTCTTTCGCCTTCGGCGCCTTTGTGGCGGGAATGGTTCTCAGCGAGTCGGATTATGGACATCAGGCCTTGAGTGAAATTATCCCTCTGCGGGATGTCTTCAGCCTGCTCTTCTTTGCCTCCGTGGGCATGCTTCTGGATCCGGCTTTTTTATGGTCGCACTTGAAAATCCTCTTGATCCTTACGGCCCTGGTGATCCTCGGCAAGGGGCTCATCTTTGCGGGCCTGAGCCGATTGTTCGCCTACCGCAACGTCGTCCCCCTGGCCGTCGGTCTGGGACTCTTCCAGGTGGGCGAGTTCTCTTTTGTCCTCGCCCAGGTGGGTTTGAAAACGAATTCAATCAGCGCCGACCTTTATTCTCTGGTCTTGACCCTCACCGTTGCCACCATGTTTCTGACCCCTTTCCTCTCCAACCTGACCTCGCCGATCTATTCCTTCTTTCGAGCCCGGTCGAAACAGGAGCCTTTGCAGACCATCAACCTGCCCGATTCCGGCCTGTCGAATCACGTGGTCATTGCGGGGGGCGGTCAGGTCGGTCTGAACATCGCCAGAATCCTGCATCGCTTTGGCGTCGACTTTGTGGTCATCGAGATCGACTTTCACCGCTTTGAGCAGTTGAAAGCCTTGAGTTTCCCGGCCATTTTCGGCGATGCCGGCCAACCGGTCGTCCTGGAGGCGCCGCAGATCCGCCAGGCAAAGCTGCTGCTCATCACCATCCCCTCCGCCATTGTTTCGCAAACGATTGCGGCTCATGCCCATGCCCTTCATCCCGAACTGAAGATCTTTGCCCGGGCGATCAGCATCGAGCATATGAAAGACCTCCATTCCCGGGGTGTCTACGAAGTGGTGCAGCCGGAGTTCGAGGCCAGCCTGGAGTTTGCCCGTCAAGCCCTGCTGCATTTCCGGATTGCCCCGGATAAGGTCCTCTCCTTTCTGGACGCGATCCGCTATGAGCTTTATGCGCCCCTTTACGATACCCACGATTCATACCGGACGCTTTCTCAGCTTCAAAGCGCCTCCCGGTTACTGGAACTGAACTGGATCGAGCTGCCCGGGAAAAGCCTTCCGGTCGGCCGTACCATCAGGGAGTTGCAGATTCGCAGCCTGACCGGTGTTTCCGTCGTTGCCGTCATCCGGGGAAAGACCCTTCATCCGAATCCCGCTCCGGATTTTTCCTTCCAGGACCTGGATCTGGTCGGCATCCTGGGCGATGCCGACCAGATGCAGAGCTTCGCCGACTGGCTAAAGGGAAACCCGACGGGAGCGAATACAGGCCCTGCCCCGGACTCTCCCTGA
- a CDS encoding DEAD/DEAH box helicase family protein: MSNKEATARIKINKLLEAAGWRFFPEGSAPANIRLEPSVTIKSSDLEALGKNFEKTGKGFIDFLLLDTKGFPLLVLEAKSEDKNPLVGKEQARKYAKSQNCRFVILSNGNLHYFWDLERGNPYIITSFPTPDSLTGYRKVSPNPDRLSEDQVGDDYIVLTQRPNYSSEAAWKNEAERPGYIQANKLRFLRPYQLRAIHALQRAVKDGKDRFLFEMATGTGKTLAAAAVIKLFLRSGNARRVLFLVDRLELEDQAKKAFAALLSADFQTVIYKENRDDWRRAEIVVTTVQSLLFNNKYQRLFSPTDFDLVISDEAHRSIGGNARAVFDYFIGYKLGLTATPRDYLKRFDKANPATRDPREAERRLLLDTYRTFGCENSQPTYRYSLLDGVKEGFLINPTVVDARTEITTELLSEKGFVASFSDDAGEDREEAYKQREFEKRFFADATNQLFCKTFLENALRDPVSGEMGKSIIFAVSQNHAAKLAQILNSMADRMFPGKYQSDFAVQVTSQIPDAQLFTINFSNNNLLGSANFLPAYKTSKARVCVTVGMMTTGYDCTDLLNLGLFRPIFSPTDFIQIKGRGTRRHNFLEQLFDENIKEGVTRPQKTAFKLFDFFATCEYFEEKFKYDEVIKLPRPQGKGRDDGGDTGPVTPGGIYAYPGADILEMIKEETIGLNGMKIDRMFFEKFEDTVRENEMIAAAVESGQWDRVIDYVNREVFDKPEEYYTLDKLRKAAAVDRRLTLREILEKIFGLIPRFKSKDEQLEEEFAKFVADTKPEEAEAIPAIKTYFKAYVTSDQVRHIIESRQFTDLATNPVFSTRDFRAVPEKYRTLIPEYIKDYVSLNQFAA; encoded by the coding sequence ATGTCAAATAAAGAAGCTACTGCCCGTATCAAAATCAACAAGCTGCTCGAAGCGGCAGGCTGGCGCTTCTTCCCGGAAGGGAGCGCACCCGCCAACATCCGTCTTGAACCCAGCGTGACGATCAAATCATCCGATCTGGAAGCCCTTGGCAAGAACTTCGAGAAGACAGGCAAGGGCTTCATCGATTTTCTGCTCTTAGACACGAAAGGCTTCCCGCTTCTCGTCCTTGAGGCCAAATCGGAGGACAAAAACCCGCTCGTCGGCAAGGAGCAGGCCCGCAAATACGCCAAGTCCCAGAACTGCCGCTTCGTCATCCTCTCCAACGGCAACCTGCACTACTTCTGGGATCTGGAGCGCGGCAATCCTTACATCATCACGTCTTTCCCGACACCGGACTCGTTGACCGGGTACCGGAAAGTTTCACCTAATCCGGATCGCCTCAGCGAAGACCAGGTCGGCGACGACTACATTGTCCTGACACAGCGCCCCAACTACTCATCCGAAGCGGCATGGAAGAACGAGGCCGAACGCCCCGGCTACATCCAGGCCAACAAGCTCCGCTTTCTGCGGCCTTACCAGTTGAGGGCGATCCATGCCCTGCAACGGGCCGTGAAAGACGGTAAAGACCGTTTCCTTTTCGAGATGGCCACAGGCACCGGCAAGACACTCGCGGCCGCCGCCGTCATCAAGCTCTTCCTCCGTTCGGGCAACGCCCGGCGCGTGCTGTTTCTGGTGGATCGCCTCGAACTGGAGGATCAGGCCAAGAAGGCCTTTGCAGCGCTGCTGTCTGCCGACTTCCAGACGGTGATCTACAAGGAGAACCGGGACGACTGGCGGCGGGCGGAAATCGTTGTCACCACGGTGCAGTCGCTCCTCTTCAACAACAAGTACCAGCGGCTCTTTTCGCCGACCGATTTCGACTTGGTCATTTCCGACGAAGCCCACCGCTCCATCGGCGGCAACGCCCGCGCCGTCTTCGACTACTTCATCGGTTACAAGCTCGGCCTTACCGCCACGCCCCGCGATTACCTCAAGCGGTTCGATAAGGCCAACCCCGCCACCCGCGACCCGCGTGAAGCAGAGCGCCGACTGCTGCTGGACACCTATCGCACCTTCGGCTGCGAGAACAGCCAGCCCACCTACCGCTACTCGCTGCTCGACGGCGTGAAGGAAGGCTTCCTGATCAACCCCACCGTGGTGGATGCCCGCACCGAAATCACCACGGAACTCCTTTCCGAAAAGGGCTTCGTCGCCTCCTTTTCCGACGATGCCGGCGAAGACCGGGAGGAGGCCTACAAGCAGCGTGAATTCGAGAAGCGTTTCTTCGCCGACGCCACCAACCAGCTCTTCTGCAAGACCTTTCTGGAAAACGCCCTGCGCGATCCGGTCAGCGGGGAGATGGGCAAATCCATCATCTTCGCGGTCAGCCAGAACCACGCCGCCAAGCTGGCACAGATCCTCAACTCGATGGCCGACCGCATGTTCCCCGGCAAATACCAGTCCGACTTCGCCGTACAGGTCACCTCGCAGATCCCCGACGCCCAGCTGTTCACCATCAACTTCAGCAACAACAACCTGCTCGGTTCGGCTAACTTCCTGCCGGCCTACAAGACCAGCAAGGCCCGCGTCTGCGTCACCGTCGGCATGATGACCACCGGCTACGATTGCACCGACCTCCTCAATCTCGGTCTTTTCCGGCCCATCTTTTCGCCCACGGACTTCATCCAGATCAAAGGACGCGGCACCCGCAGACACAACTTCCTGGAGCAGCTCTTTGACGAGAACATCAAGGAAGGCGTGACGCGGCCGCAGAAGACCGCCTTCAAGCTCTTCGACTTCTTCGCCACCTGCGAATACTTCGAGGAAAAATTCAAATACGATGAGGTGATCAAGCTGCCCCGGCCGCAGGGAAAAGGCCGCGATGACGGCGGAGACACCGGCCCGGTAACACCTGGAGGCATCTACGCGTATCCGGGAGCGGACATCCTCGAGATGATCAAGGAAGAGACCATCGGCCTTAACGGCATGAAGATCGACCGCATGTTCTTCGAGAAATTCGAAGACACCGTGCGCGAGAACGAGATGATCGCCGCCGCCGTCGAGTCAGGACAGTGGGATCGCGTCATCGATTATGTGAACCGCGAGGTCTTCGATAAACCTGAGGAGTACTACACCCTCGACAAGCTGCGTAAAGCCGCCGCCGTGGACCGCCGCCTGACCCTGCGCGAAATCCTCGAAAAAATCTTCGGCCTCATCCCGCGCTTCAAGTCCAAGGACGAACAGCTGGAAGAGGAGTTTGCCAAATTCGTCGCCGACACCAAGCCCGAAGAGGCCGAGGCCATCCCGGCCATCAAGACCTACTTCAAGGCCTACGTCACCAGCGACCAGGTGCGCCACATCATCGAGAGCCGCCAGTTCACCGATCTGGCCACCAACCCGGTCTTTTCCACCCGCGACTTCCGCGCCGTCCCGGAGAAGTACCGCACGCTCATTCCTGAATACATCAAGGACTACGTCTCCTTGAACCAGTTCGCCGCATAG
- a CDS encoding DUF134 domain-containing protein → MTRPKKSRCIACNPHSLYFKPRGIPLADLEESVLHMDELEALRLADVEGLYHEEAALHMKVSRATFGRVLSEARHKVAEAILQGRALRIEKE, encoded by the coding sequence ATGACAAGGCCGAAGAAATCCAGGTGCATCGCCTGCAACCCGCACAGCCTCTATTTCAAACCCAGGGGAATCCCTTTGGCAGATCTGGAAGAATCCGTCCTCCACATGGATGAACTGGAGGCACTGCGGCTTGCCGATGTGGAGGGTCTCTACCATGAGGAAGCCGCTTTGCACATGAAGGTATCCCGGGCAACCTTCGGGCGTGTTTTGAGCGAAGCAAGGCACAAGGTTGCCGAGGCGATCCTTCAGGGCAGGGCCTTGAGAATCGAAAAAGAATAA
- a CDS encoding HsdM family class I SAM-dependent methyltransferase encodes MLDTDTKRRIDTARDILVGKVPDPKSQVEQITIALIYKFMDDMDAESEEYGGQRKFFANGFARYGWAKLMRSGLGGHETLNLYAEAIAKMPEDPGIPPLFRDIFKNAYLPYRDPETLKMFLKIIDEFNYDHSEHLGDAGQFRTPRHIIDFMVEITDPKKTETVLDPACGTAGFLISSYRHILKANTDAKGNTTLTPDEKGRRVKNFKGYDISPDMVRLSLVNLYLHDFPDPHIAEYDTLSTQQAIVAEIEAEQALVAANHELIVRFEKKIQTTLARVWGEDEPDPAEA; translated from the coding sequence ATGCTCGACACCGACACCAAACGCCGCATCGATACCGCCCGCGATATTCTCGTGGGCAAGGTGCCCGATCCCAAGAGCCAGGTCGAGCAGATCACCATTGCCCTGATTTATAAGTTCATGGACGACATGGACGCCGAAAGTGAGGAGTACGGCGGCCAGCGCAAGTTCTTCGCCAATGGGTTTGCCCGCTACGGCTGGGCCAAACTCATGCGCTCCGGCCTGGGCGGCCACGAGACCCTGAACCTCTATGCCGAGGCCATCGCCAAGATGCCGGAGGACCCCGGCATTCCGCCGCTCTTCCGCGACATCTTCAAGAACGCCTATCTACCCTACCGCGACCCGGAAACGCTCAAGATGTTCCTCAAGATCATCGACGAGTTCAACTACGACCACAGCGAGCACCTTGGCGACGCCGGACAGTTCCGCACTCCGCGCCACATCATCGATTTCATGGTCGAAATCACCGACCCGAAGAAGACCGAAACCGTGCTTGATCCGGCCTGCGGCACCGCCGGGTTCCTGATCTCCTCCTACAGGCACATCCTGAAGGCCAACACCGACGCCAAAGGCAATACCACCCTGACACCGGACGAAAAGGGCCGTCGGGTAAAAAACTTCAAGGGCTACGACATCTCGCCCGACATGGTGCGCCTGTCGCTGGTCAACCTGTACCTGCACGACTTTCCCGACCCGCACATCGCCGAGTACGACACCCTCTCCACGCAGCAAGCCATTGTCGCCGAGATCGAGGCCGAGCAAGCACTGGTCGCCGCCAACCACGAATTGATCGTCCGCTTTGAGAAGAAGATCCAAACCACCCTCGCCCGCGTCTGGGGGGAGGACGAACCGGACCCGGCGGAGGCGTGA
- the gpmA gene encoding 2,3-diphosphoglycerate-dependent phosphoglycerate mutase, whose translation MYQLVLVRHGQSVWNRDHLFAGWTDVDLTAKGAGEARAVGKLLKQQGLTFNIAFTSLLKRAIRTSWILLDEMDLLWIPVIRDWRLNERHYGALQGLNKARLAEEYGEKQVKNWRRGFDVRPPALTENDPRFPGHDRRYRDIPRQQLPTGESLRDTVERLLPAWNNLIMPAIRREQQVLIVAHENSLRALVKVLEEISDTDISDLDIPRGIPRIYELDRSLKVVRKS comes from the coding sequence ATGTATCAACTCGTGCTGGTCCGTCATGGACAAAGCGTCTGGAATCGGGACCATCTCTTTGCGGGTTGGACGGATGTGGATCTGACGGCAAAGGGCGCCGGGGAAGCCAGGGCGGTCGGGAAGCTGCTCAAGCAGCAGGGACTGACCTTCAATATCGCCTTTACCTCGCTCCTGAAGCGGGCGATCCGAACCTCGTGGATTCTCCTCGATGAAATGGATCTTCTGTGGATTCCGGTCATCCGCGACTGGCGGCTCAATGAACGCCATTACGGGGCTCTTCAGGGACTCAATAAAGCCAGACTTGCCGAGGAATACGGGGAAAAGCAGGTGAAAAACTGGCGACGCGGCTTCGATGTCCGCCCGCCGGCGCTGACTGAGAACGATCCGCGTTTTCCGGGGCATGACCGTCGCTATCGGGACATCCCCCGGCAGCAACTTCCCACAGGGGAATCGTTGCGGGATACCGTGGAGCGACTCCTGCCGGCCTGGAACAACCTCATCATGCCGGCCATCCGGAGGGAGCAGCAGGTCCTGATCGTCGCCCACGAGAACAGCCTCCGGGCTCTGGTCAAAGTCCTCGAAGAGATATCCGACACGGATATCTCCGATCTCGACATTCCCAGGGGAATCCCTCGGATCTATGAACTGGACCGGTCGCTGAAAGTCGTCCGTAAATCCTGA
- a CDS encoding NifB/NifX family molybdenum-iron cluster-binding protein has product MKVCFAVLKDEGVESAVYNHFGSAPAFVMVDTETSGAETIQNQDKNHIHGACNPVMALGGRNVDAVVVGGIGAGALRKLNAEGIVVYGSLARTVKENLELLSEGRLPQLSVQHACQGHAGGCGHH; this is encoded by the coding sequence ATGAAGGTATGTTTTGCCGTTTTGAAGGATGAAGGCGTTGAAAGCGCGGTTTACAATCACTTTGGATCCGCCCCCGCCTTTGTCATGGTGGATACGGAAACCTCGGGAGCGGAAACCATCCAGAACCAGGACAAAAACCACATCCACGGCGCCTGCAATCCCGTGATGGCCCTCGGCGGACGGAATGTCGACGCCGTGGTGGTCGGCGGCATCGGGGCCGGCGCGCTGCGGAAGCTCAACGCGGAAGGGATCGTGGTCTATGGTTCTCTGGCAAGGACCGTCAAGGAAAATCTTGAGCTTCTCAGCGAAGGCCGTCTTCCCCAGCTCTCTGTTCAACATGCCTGCCAGGGCCACGCGGGGGGCTGCGGCCACCATTAG